In Sphaeramia orbicularis chromosome 1, fSphaOr1.1, whole genome shotgun sequence, a genomic segment contains:
- the spred2a gene encoding sprouty-related, EVH1 domain-containing protein 2, whose translation MSENTRPDDDSYIVCVKAVVMTRDDSSGGWLAQDGCLSRVGVCKLLPTELLGRNTFLIHGERLKDKQVILECFLKKDLVYTKATPTFHHWKVDNKKCGLTFQSPADARAFDRGVRKALEDLTEGSTTSSSTLQNEAELGDDDVFTTATDSSSNSSQKKDPPMHSLAPPNFCEHRRHHCILGHFYEQHRPSDHYFLDQAVHMFPRHVTFQVEEEEIVRINPRERTWLTGYEDYRHANATRDKLTQLNNPNAYVHFTKSEPPKHDYTYPYPLSCEVQRGCDSKPGCLELGVGHRAVVTMQPRALQPKTKRRKEDGERSRCIYCQDMFNHEDNGRGRCQEAPDPIQTCIRRVSFMWCADSLLYHCMSDPEGDYSDPCSCDTSDERFCLRWSALVGLSLLAPCMCCYAPLRACYRCGVACHCCGGRHKAVG comes from the exons ATGAGCGAGAACACGCGCCCAGACGA TGATAGCTACATCGTGTGCGTCAAAGCGGTGGTAATGACCCGGGACGACTCGAGCGGCGGCTGGTTGGCGCAGGACGGTTGCCTTAGCAGAGTGGGCGTGTGCAAACTACTGCCGACCGAACTGCTGGGACGCAACACCTTCCTCATCCATGGAGAACGGCTCAAGGACAAACAG GTGATTCTGGAGTGCTTCTTAAAAAAGGACCTGGTCTACACTAAAGCCACACCCACGTTTCACCACTGGAAGGTGGACAACAAAAAGTGTGGTCTGACCTTCCAGAGCCCGGCTGATGCTCGAGCTTTTGACCGCGGAGTGAGGAAAGCCCTCGAAGACCTGACAGAAG GATCGACCACCTCCTCATCGACGCTGCAGAATGAGGCGGAGCTCGGCGATGACGATGTGTTCACG ACTGCCACCGACAGCTCATCCAACTCCTCCCAGAAGAAGGACCCACCCATGCACTCACTGGCTCCACCTAACTTTTGTGAGCATCGTCGGCACCACTGCATCCTGGGACATTTCTATGAGCAACACCGGCCATCAGACCACTACTTTCTGGACCAG GCAGTGCACATGTTCCCTCGTCACGTCACCTtccaggtggaggaggaggagatcgtACGCATCAACCCCCGTGAGCGAACTTGGCTTACGGGCTACGAGGACTACCGTCATGCCAACGCCACACGTGACAAACTGACGCAGCTAAACAACCCCAATGCCTACGTCCACTTCACCAAGAGTGAACCACCCAAACACGACTACACCTACCCATACCCGCTCAGCTGCGAGGTGCAACGAGGCTGCGACAGTAAACCTGGCTGCCTGGAGCTGGGCGTTGGCCATCGAGCGGTGGTGACGATGCAGCCGCGAGCCCTGCAGCCCAAAACCAAGAGGCGGAAGGAGGACGGAGAACGCTCACGCTGCATCTACTGTCAGGACATGTTTAACCACGAGGACAACGGGCGGGGTCGCTGCCAAGAAGCACCAGACCCCATTCAGACCTGCATCCGTCGGGTCAGCTTCATGTGGTGCGCCGACAGCCTGCTGTACCACTGCATGTCGGACCCAGAGGGGGATTACTCGGACCCGTGCTCCTGTGACACCAGCGACGAGCGCTTCTGCCTCCGCTGGTCGGCGCTGGTGGGCCTGTCGCTACTGGCGCCATGCATGTGCTGCTACGCCCCCTTGAGGGCGTGTTATCGCTGCGGTGTGGCGTGCCACTGCTGCGGCGGCAGACACAAAGCTGTGGGCTGA